In Nicotiana tabacum cultivar K326 chromosome 2, ASM71507v2, whole genome shotgun sequence, the following proteins share a genomic window:
- the LOC107807720 gene encoding transcription factor ILR3 isoform X3 has product MPPLISLQKQITHLMILKSVRRQARESGSPPLLLLISTTELRSRIECCNSPRSKASREKLRRDRLNERFLELSSVLDPGRPPKTEKVAILSDAQKMLIELRAETQKLKESNEELQEKIKELKAEKNELRDEKQSLKEEKENLEQQVKNLSSKPGFLSHPSAMGAAFTAQGQVAGNKLMPFIGYPSVAMWQFMQPAVVDTSQDHVLRPPVA; this is encoded by the exons ATGCCTCCTCTAATCTCAT TGCAGAAACAGATTACACATTTGATGATTCTGAAGTCAGTAAGGAGGCAAGCTCGCGAAAGCG GTTCTCCACCATTGCTCTTGCTAATCTCCACCACCGAACTCAG GTCGAGAATTGAATGTTGCAACTCCCCGAGATCTAAGGCAAGTCGAGAGAAATTGCGGAGGGACAGACTTAATGAGAG GTTCCTTGAATTGAGCTCTGTCCTTGATCCAGGAAGACCACCTAAAACTGAGAAAGTTGCAATTCTGAGTGATGCTCAAAAGATGCTGATTGAGCTGCGAGCTGAAACGCAGAAGCTGAAGGAGTCAAACGAGGAACTGCAAGAGAAGATTAAAGAACTTAAG GCAGAGAAGAATGAGCTCCGTGATGAAAAGCAAAGTCTAAAGGAAGAAAAGGAGAATTTGGAGCAGCAGGTTAAAAACTTATCTTCTAAACCAGGCTTTCTCTCCCATCCTTCTGCCATGGGAGCTGCATTTACTGCACAAGGACAAGTCGCTGGCAACAAACTGATGCCTTTCATTGGCTATCCTAGTGTTGCGATGTGGCAATTCATGCAACCTGCTGTTGTTGACACATCACAAGATCATGTGCTCCGTCCTCCAGTTGCTTAA
- the LOC107807717 gene encoding uncharacterized protein LOC107807717, whose amino-acid sequence MQFFQVPNKTQHSTNPFKNLIIISCFGCMIYLVCTIFLAPNNNKHFHTSVSLQDDELSSQTNLDHIVFGIASNEQSWSKRKEYVKLWWEPHIMRGCVFLEKMPPFSSNRTYNESLPPICISEDTSRFRYTHRGGTPSAIRVARVVSETVALNHSNVRWFVFGDDDTIFFPENLVKTLSKYDHGLWYYIGTNSESFMQNKFFSYVMAFGGAGFAISYPLAKALAKVFDSCIARYPHLYGSDGRVHACLAELGVSLTREPGFHQMDFHGNVFGMLAAHPIRPLVSMHHMEAIDPIFPNMTTVKAVEHLYKAASFDPHRILQQTVCYDHWFSWTVSVSWGYAVQVFDRNVLLSDVQCVQESYAPWKRSHLGGLYDFDTRKYEFDLCRRQLVYFLDKVSSGSNGTETTYKKKTSEECKFDMTSPRRLEEIRVLSSKLVLDKQQLLAPRRHCCDVLHSTSGNVMEIGIRECKEDELIYMHH is encoded by the exons ATGCAGTTTTTTCAGGTTCCCAACAAGACACAACATTCCACCAACCCTTTCAAAAATCTCATAATAATATCCTGTTTTGGTTGCATGATTTATcttgtttgtaccatctttcTTGCTCCTAACAACAACAAGCATTTCCATACCTCAGTTTCATTACAGGATGATGAATTATCATCTCAAACTAATCTTGATCATATTGTTTTTGGAATTGCATCCAATGAGCAATCTTGGTCCAAAAGAAAGGAATATGTTAAGCTCTGGTGGGAACCCCATATAATGAGGGGATGTGTGTTTCTTGAAAAGATGCCACCTTTTTCATCAAATCGAACATATAATGAGTCTCTGCCTCCCATTTGCATTTCTGAGGATACTTCTCGGTTTAGATATACGCATAGAGGTGGGACACCTTCAGCAATTCGCGTGGCACGTGTGGTCTCAGAGACGGTGGCACTTAATCATTCTAATGTAAGATGGTTTGTGTTTGGAGATGATGACACTATTTTCTTCCCTGAAAATTTGGTGAAGACACTTTCTAAATATGATCATGGACTTTGGTACTATATTGGAACAAATTCAGAAAGCTTTATGCAGAACAAGTTTTTCTCTTATGTTATGGCTTTTGGTGGAGCTGGTTTTGCTATAAGTTATCCTTTGGCAAAAGCTTTAGCCAAAGTCTTTGATTCATGCATTGCAAGATATCCCCACTTATATGGAAGTGATGGTAGAGTTCATGCCTGTTTAGCAGAGCTTGGTGTTAGCTTAACACGTGAGCCCGGTTTTCATCAG ATGGATTTTCATGGAAATGTGTTTGGAATGTTGGCTGCACATCCCATTAGGCCATTGGTATCTATGCATCATATGGAGGCAATTGATCCTATATTTCCGAATATGACAACAGTAAAGGCTGTGGAGCATTTGTACAAGGCAGCAAGCTTCGATCCACATCGGATTTTACAGCAAACAGTATGCTATGATCATTGGTTTTCTTGGACAGTTTCAGTGTCTTGGGGATATGCTGTTCAAGTGTTTGATAGGAATGTGCTTTTGTCAGATGTTCAGTGCGTGCAAGAGAGCTATGCTCCCTGGAAAAGGAGTCATTTAGGTGGATTATATGACTTCGATACGAGGAAATATGAATTTGATCTGTGCAGAAGGCAGCTTGTTTATTTCTTGGACAAAGTGTCTTCTGGAAGCAATGGAACTGAGACTACTTACAAAAAGAAGACATCTGAGGAATGCAAATTTGACATGACTTCGCCTAGAAGACTAGAAGAAATCAGAGTGTTATCGAGCAAGTTAGTCCTCGACAAACAACAG TTGCTAGCTCCAAGAAGGCATTGCTGTGATGTATTACATTCTACATCGGGTAACGTCATGGAAATAGGGATAAGAGAATGCAAGGAAGATGAACTAATTTACATGCACCATTAG
- the LOC107807720 gene encoding transcription factor ILR3 isoform X1, with translation MEIDSSGNPNWLFDYELITDITSAASVAVADFQSPATIDFSWPAQTIYASSNLIAETDYTFDDSEVSKEASSRKRLAIYTFRPGSPPLLLLISTTELRSRIECCNSPRSKASREKLRRDRLNERFLELSSVLDPGRPPKTEKVAILSDAQKMLIELRAETQKLKESNEELQEKIKELKAEKNELRDEKQSLKEEKENLEQQVKNLSSKPGFLSHPSAMGAAFTAQGQVAGNKLMPFIGYPSVAMWQFMQPAVVDTSQDHVLRPPVA, from the exons ATGGAGATTGATTCAAGTGGGAATCCCAATTGGCTATTTGATTATGAGTTGATCACTGATATCACTTCCGCCGCCTCCGTCGCCGTCGCTGATTTCCAGTCTCCGGCCACTATTGACTTCAGCTGGCCTGCTCAAACAATCTATGCCTCCTCTAATCTCAT TGCAGAAACAGATTACACATTTGATGATTCTGAAGTCAGTAAGGAGGCAAGCTCGCGAAAGCG GTTGGCCATATATACCTTTCGTCCAGGTTCTCCACCATTGCTCTTGCTAATCTCCACCACCGAACTCAG GTCGAGAATTGAATGTTGCAACTCCCCGAGATCTAAGGCAAGTCGAGAGAAATTGCGGAGGGACAGACTTAATGAGAG GTTCCTTGAATTGAGCTCTGTCCTTGATCCAGGAAGACCACCTAAAACTGAGAAAGTTGCAATTCTGAGTGATGCTCAAAAGATGCTGATTGAGCTGCGAGCTGAAACGCAGAAGCTGAAGGAGTCAAACGAGGAACTGCAAGAGAAGATTAAAGAACTTAAG GCAGAGAAGAATGAGCTCCGTGATGAAAAGCAAAGTCTAAAGGAAGAAAAGGAGAATTTGGAGCAGCAGGTTAAAAACTTATCTTCTAAACCAGGCTTTCTCTCCCATCCTTCTGCCATGGGAGCTGCATTTACTGCACAAGGACAAGTCGCTGGCAACAAACTGATGCCTTTCATTGGCTATCCTAGTGTTGCGATGTGGCAATTCATGCAACCTGCTGTTGTTGACACATCACAAGATCATGTGCTCCGTCCTCCAGTTGCTTAA
- the LOC107807720 gene encoding transcription factor ILR3 isoform X2 produces the protein MEIDSSGNPNWLFDYELITDITSAASVAVADFQSPATIDFSWPAQTIYASSNLIAETDYTFDDSEVSKEASSRKRSRIECCNSPRSKASREKLRRDRLNERFLELSSVLDPGRPPKTEKVAILSDAQKMLIELRAETQKLKESNEELQEKIKELKAEKNELRDEKQSLKEEKENLEQQVKNLSSKPGFLSHPSAMGAAFTAQGQVAGNKLMPFIGYPSVAMWQFMQPAVVDTSQDHVLRPPVA, from the exons ATGGAGATTGATTCAAGTGGGAATCCCAATTGGCTATTTGATTATGAGTTGATCACTGATATCACTTCCGCCGCCTCCGTCGCCGTCGCTGATTTCCAGTCTCCGGCCACTATTGACTTCAGCTGGCCTGCTCAAACAATCTATGCCTCCTCTAATCTCAT TGCAGAAACAGATTACACATTTGATGATTCTGAAGTCAGTAAGGAGGCAAGCTCGCGAAAGCG GTCGAGAATTGAATGTTGCAACTCCCCGAGATCTAAGGCAAGTCGAGAGAAATTGCGGAGGGACAGACTTAATGAGAG GTTCCTTGAATTGAGCTCTGTCCTTGATCCAGGAAGACCACCTAAAACTGAGAAAGTTGCAATTCTGAGTGATGCTCAAAAGATGCTGATTGAGCTGCGAGCTGAAACGCAGAAGCTGAAGGAGTCAAACGAGGAACTGCAAGAGAAGATTAAAGAACTTAAG GCAGAGAAGAATGAGCTCCGTGATGAAAAGCAAAGTCTAAAGGAAGAAAAGGAGAATTTGGAGCAGCAGGTTAAAAACTTATCTTCTAAACCAGGCTTTCTCTCCCATCCTTCTGCCATGGGAGCTGCATTTACTGCACAAGGACAAGTCGCTGGCAACAAACTGATGCCTTTCATTGGCTATCCTAGTGTTGCGATGTGGCAATTCATGCAACCTGCTGTTGTTGACACATCACAAGATCATGTGCTCCGTCCTCCAGTTGCTTAA
- the LOC107807718 gene encoding uncharacterized protein LOC107807718, whose protein sequence is MLQLNGRWDSFGRYVDFDVDRIVVIEDSKYSQLNATIVEHLMIDTSVKIIEIKYTGWEHYRPVIADDGTFLKSAYRGIMLTANTMDATGSILPLACAVVDSENDASWRGSFEQFKHAYGEKLNMCIVSDRNESILKASSTVYTGIPHYACMWHIWTNVRSKFKKGHLKLSELYFAMARSYTLDEINERMSTIEEIDTRVKAYLYDIDSHKWSRVRASTDYIHTVIDGVKRFIVCLQNKRCSCRQFLLDELLCPHALAALRHKNKSYENYYSPYYTRESLLQTYEIPVDPLPDERKWDVPQHIAEEVVLPPTRKRQPGRPQKQRYKPYDEINVKKYKVSCGNYGQEGHNK, encoded by the exons ATGCTTCAGCTCAATGGTCGGTGGGATAGCTTTGGGAGATACGTAGATTTTGATGTTGATAGAATTGTAGTCATTGAAGATTCAAAATATAGTCAATTGAATGCCACAATTGTAGAGCACCTAATGATCGATACTTCTGTAAAAATCATCGAGATCAAATACACA GGTTGGGAGCATTATAGGCCAGTTATAGCTGACGATGGCACCTTCTTGAAGTCGGCATATAGGGGAATCATGCTAACAGCTAACACAATGGATGCAACAG GTAGCATATTACCACTAGCATGCGCCGTTGTTGATTCAGAAAATGACGCATCGTGGAGGGGGTCTTTTGAGCAATTCAAACATGCATATGGTGAAAAACTAAATATGTGTATTGTTTCGGACCGAAATGAGAGTATATTGAAGGCATCATCTACGGTTTATACCGGCATACCGCATTATGcttgcatgtggcatatttggacaaatgTAAGATCAAAGTTCAAGAAAGGTCATTTAAAGTTAAGCGAATTATACTTTGCCATGGCACGATCATACACGCTTGATGAAATTAATGAAAGAATGTCAACGATTGAAGAGATCGACACACGTGTTAAAGCATACCTATACGATATTGATTCTCATAAATGGTCTCGG GTGAGGGCTTCAACAGATTACATCCATACTGTGATAGATGGTGTGAAGCGCTTTATTGTTTGCCTTCAAAACAAGAGATGTAGTTGTAGACAATTTCTGCTTGATGAACTTCTTTGTCCACATGCTTTGGCGGCTTTGAGGCACAAGAACAAGTCTTATGAAAACTATTATTCTCCTTATTACACGAGGGAGAGCCTTCTGCAGACTTATGAAATACCAGTAGACCCTCTACCTGATGAAAGAAAATGGGATGTGCCACAACATATAGCAGAAGAAGTTGTACTGCCACCTACTAGAAAAAGACAGCCAGGGAGACCTCAAAAACAAAGATACAAACCATATGATGAAATAAATGTAAAGAAGTACAAAGTTTCATGTGGCAATTACGGACAAGAAGGGCATAACAAATGA
- the LOC107807716 gene encoding uncharacterized protein LOC107807716, whose protein sequence is MPKLASFLLIEMAMLRLLSSLAVIAMVLGSAMATDYTVGSPNGGWDQTSDLQSWAASQKFFVGDKITFSYAPSHTVLEVTKAQYDSCDNTNPIAIYSGGMTVITLASVGKRYFICGTGGHCSSGMKLEVNILVKASPPPPAKPATPPTATPTAPPPSTPATPPPSTPTTPPASAPSTTPVASPPSSSPSPKSSSAPSPKHAPKISPALSPSKSFPPHSPAMPPAGSPTSPTVEDAGLPPSGASAPTPSAPSSADKIRVTAGSTVRFGFAVMLMFFL, encoded by the exons ATGCCCAAATTAGCTAGTTTTCTGCTGATTGAAATGGCAATGCTAAGACTTTTGAGTAGTTTGGCTGTCATAGCTATGGTGCTTGGTTCAGCCATGGCTACAGATTACACAGTGGGAAGTCCTAATGGTGGATGGGACCAAACTAGTGATCTTCAGTCATGGGCTGCATCTCAAAAGTTCTTCGTCGGAGATAAAATAA CTTTTTCATATGCTCCAAGCCATACTGTGCTTGAAGTAACAAAGGCTCAATATGACTCCTGTGACAATACAAATCCTATTGCAATTTATAGTGGAGGCATGACAGTCATCACTCTAGCTTCTGTAGGCAAGAGATACTTTATATGTGGAACTGGTGGCCATTGTAGCTCAGGAATGAAACTCGAAGTCAACATTCTTGTCAAGGCTTCTCCACCCCCACCAGCCAAGCCAGCTACTCCACCAACAGCAACCCCTACAGCTCCACCACCATCAACCCCCGCAACTCCACCGCCGTCAACTCCTACAACTCCACCAGCATCAGCCCCTTCCACCACCCCAGTTGCTTCCCCTCCCTCTTCATCACCATCTCCCAAGTCTTCATCAGCACCCTCACCAAAACATGCACCTAAAATTTCCCCTGCATTGTCACCTTCCAAGTCCTTCCCTCCTCACAGCCCAGCAATGCCTCCTGCTGGCAGTCCAACATCCCCTACTGTTGAGGACGCTGGATTGCCCCCTTCGGGCGCTTCTGCACCTACACCATCTGCCCCATCATCAGCTGATAAAATCCGTGTCACTGCTGGTTCTACAGTGAGATTTGGCTTTGCTGTTATGCTGATGTTCTTTCTTTAA
- the LOC107807714 gene encoding LOW QUALITY PROTEIN: cell division control protein 48 homolog C-like (The sequence of the model RefSeq protein was modified relative to this genomic sequence to represent the inferred CDS: deleted 1 base in 1 codon), translated as MGRRSAGNKRRRFGGGGEKPVLQLQNPNPNPKPTEEEVTPPSKKPKIIDSSEQQLPLLESEPSSLTDAISDNDVNNGPRFKDLGGMDAVLEELKMEVIVPLYHPQLTKHLGVKPMSGILFHGPPGCGKTKLAHAIANETGVPFYKISATELVSGISGASEENIREMFSKAYRTAPSIVFIDEIDSIASKRENLQREMERRIVTQLMTCMDESHRLVKPDDEKDGDGFNGGNAGYVLVIGATNRPDAIDPALRRPGRFDREIALGMPDENGRAQILSVEGAFDLMKIARSTPGFVGADLAALTNKAGNLAMRRIIDLRKVELTSEVLVDGKEAEEWWKKPWSPEEMAKLSITMADFEEAVKLVQPSSRREGFSAIPNVKWEDVGGLDLLRHEFVRSVVNPIKRPEDYTGYGVHYDTGFLLYGPPGCGKTLIAKAVANEAGANFIHIKGPEILNKYVGESELAIRTLFTRARTCAPCILFFDEVDALTTKCGKEGGWVVERLLNQLLIELDGADERKGVSVIGATNRPEVMDPAIHRPGRLGKKLYVPLPSPEERGLILKALSKRKPIDASVDLMKIGRDDGCNNLSGADLSALMNEAAMLALEDKLKASDTSDEKLWTIKESHFNRAMEKISSHFNRAMEKISPSVSDKQIEYYQLLSETL; from the exons ATGGGTCGGCGGTCGGCAGGGAACAAAAGGCGAAGATTTGGCGGCGGCGGCGAAAAGCCTGTTCTCCAACTCCAAAACCCTAATCCCAATCCCAAACCCACTGAAGAAGAAGTAACTCCTCCGAGTAAAAAGCCGAAGATAATCGACAGCAGTGAGCAACAATTGCCACTCCTTGAATCGGAGCCTTCGTCATTAACTGATGCAATTAGTGATAATGATGTGAATAATGGGCCGAGGTTTAAGGATTTAGGAGGAATGGATGCTGTATTAGAGGAATTAAAAATGGAGGTAATTGTTCCATTGTACCATCCACAATTAACTAAGCATCTAGGAGTTAAACCAATGTCAGGAATACTCTTTCATGGCCCACCTGGTTGTGGAAAAACAAAGCTGGCCCATGCAATTGCAAACGAGACTGGTGTTCCATTTTACAAAATTTCTGCTACTGAATTGGTCTCTGGAATTTCAGGTGCATCAGAAGAAAACATAAGGGAAATGTTCTCGAAAGCATACAGGACAGCACCTtctattgtgtttattgatgaaaTTGATTCAATTGCTTCTAAACGAGAGAATTTACAGAGAGAAATGGAACGGCGCATTGTAACGCAGCTGATGACATGCATGGATGAATCGCATAGGCTTGTAAAACCTGATGATGAAAAAGATGGTGATGGATTTAATGGCGGTAATGCTGGTTATGTGCTGGTAATTGGAGCCACGAATAGACCTGATGCTATTGACCCGGCACTAAGGAGGCCTGGACGATTTGACCGTGAAATCGCATTAGGTATGCCAGATGAAAATGGGAGGGCACAGATTCTGTCTGTGGAGGGCGCGTTTGATCTAATGAAGATAGCTAGGTCGACCCCAGGATTTGTTGGAGCAGACTTGGCTGCTCTAACTAACAAGGCGGGTAATTTGGCGATGAGGAGGATAATAGACTTGAGGAAGGTTGAGCTAACAAGTGAAGTGTTGGTAGATGGGAAAGAGGCTGAAGAATGGTGGAAAAAGCCGTGGTCACCTGAAGAGATGGCAAAACTCAGCATTACTATGGCTGATTTTGAGGAAGCAGTTAAATTGGTTCAACCCTCTTCTAGAAGAGAAGGTTTTTCCGCCATACCAAATGTTAAGTGGGAAGATGTTGGAGGACTTGATTTGTTGAGGCATGAATTTGTTCGTTCCGTTGTTAATCCTATAAAGCGTCCTGAAGATTATACGGGTTATGGAGTGCATTACGACACAGGATTTTTGCTTTATGGTCCACCAGGATGTGGTAAAACGTTAATCGCCAAGGCTGTTGCTAATGAAGCTGGAGCAAATTTTATACACATTAAGGGTCCTGAAATTCTGAACAAGTATGTTGGTGAAAGTGAGTTAGCTATTCGGACATTGTTTACTCGTGCAAGAACGTGCGCCCCCTGTATACTGTTCTTCGATGAAGTGGATGCATTGACAACTAAGTGTGGTAAAGAAGGAGGTTGGGTTGTCGAAAGGCTTTTGAATCAGCTACTAATAGAACTAGATGGTGCAGATGAGAGAAAGGGTGTTTCTGTTATTGGTGCTACAAATAGGCCTGAAGTTATGGACCCTGCTATTCATCGACCTGGAAGATTAGGGAAAAAACTATATGTCCCTCTACCTAGTCCAGAGGAGCGTGGACTAATTTTAAAAGCGCTTTCCAAGAGAAAACCTATAGATGCTAGTGTCGATTTGATGAAAATTGGAAGAGATGATGGTTGTAATAATTTAAGTGGAGCTGATCTATCAGCTTTGATGAATGAAGCTGCAATGCTTGCACTTGAAGATAAACTGAAAGCATCAGATACAAGTGATGAAAAGTTGTGGACTATCAAAGAGTCACATTTCAATCGGGCTATGGAGAAAATTTCA TCACATTTCAATCGGGCTATGGAGAAAATTTCTCCATCTGTCTCCGATAAGCAAATAGAATATTACCAGCTTTTATCAGAAACCTTATGA